One window of the Nitrososphaerota archaeon genome contains the following:
- the msrA gene encoding peptide-methionine (S)-S-oxide reductase MsrA → MKATFGAGCFWCVEDIFRTTPGVKSTAVGYGGGHTKNPTYQDVCTDETGHAELVQVEYDPSEVSFEKLLDVFWNVHDPTQLNRQGPDIGTQYRSVIFYHDSDQQRAAQESKERLDASGKFGKKIVTHIQPAPEFYRAEEYHQKYYVKCGISR, encoded by the coding sequence ATGAAGGCAACATTTGGTGCAGGCTGCTTTTGGTGCGTCGAAGACATCTTTAGGACCACGCCCGGAGTCAAGTCAACCGCGGTAGGGTACGGCGGAGGACATACAAAAAATCCGACATACCAAGACGTTTGCACTGATGAAACAGGACATGCAGAACTAGTCCAAGTAGAATATGATCCTAGTGAGGTCTCTTTTGAAAAATTACTGGATGTATTTTGGAACGTACACGACCCAACACAGCTAAACCGACAGGGTCCAGACATTGGAACTCAGTACCGCTCCGTGATTTTTTACCATGATTCAGATCAGCAAAGAGCTGCCCAAGAATCCAAAGAAAGACTCGATGCATCAGGCAAGTTTGGCAAAAAAATAGTCACGCACATTCAGCCAGCGCCGGAATTTTACCGAGCAGAGGAATACCACCAGAAATATTACGTAAAATGCGGAATCTCTAGATGA